A genomic window from Nitrospira sp. includes:
- a CDS encoding ammonium transporter produces MDSGDTAWVLVSSAFVLAMLMPGLALFYGGLVRTKNVLGTIMQSIMILSVVSLLWILFGYSLAFGPDKGGVIGGLDWIGLSGVGSAPHAVYGPTIPHQAFMLFQLMFAAIAPALITGAFAERKRFTSVVLFAAMWSVLVYVPLAHWIWGGGWLAQMGALDFAGGAVIHISSGASALICAIVLGKRRGYGTDYMAPHNLPMTLLGTGFLWFGWFGFNGGSALGANGVAVSAIIASHAAACMGAISWCGAEWMHRGKPTVLGLASGAVAGLATVTPAAGYIGPLSAIAIGLVAGMSCYAAIVWKGRFGYDDSLDVVGIHGVGGVIGVLATGLFASKVVNAGGADGLFFGNPGLFGIQLLVVVVTTVFSLVGTFAILKLVDAMTGLRVSPEEEATGLDLSQHNERAYS; encoded by the coding sequence GTGGATAGCGGGGATACGGCATGGGTGCTGGTGTCGTCGGCATTCGTGCTGGCGATGCTGATGCCGGGGTTGGCGCTCTTTTACGGTGGGCTCGTGCGTACGAAGAATGTGCTTGGGACGATCATGCAGAGCATCATGATCCTGAGCGTGGTCAGCCTGCTATGGATCTTGTTCGGCTATAGCCTGGCTTTCGGACCGGATAAAGGCGGGGTGATCGGAGGGCTGGACTGGATCGGCCTCAGCGGGGTGGGCAGCGCGCCGCATGCCGTATACGGCCCAACGATTCCACACCAGGCCTTCATGTTGTTTCAGCTGATGTTTGCGGCCATTGCGCCGGCGCTGATTACGGGCGCCTTTGCCGAACGCAAACGGTTCACATCGGTCGTGCTGTTTGCCGCCATGTGGTCGGTGCTGGTGTATGTGCCGCTGGCCCATTGGATCTGGGGCGGCGGATGGTTGGCGCAGATGGGGGCGCTGGACTTCGCCGGAGGGGCCGTGATCCATATCAGTTCCGGCGCGTCGGCGCTGATCTGCGCAATTGTGCTGGGGAAGCGGCGGGGCTATGGAACGGATTACATGGCGCCCCACAATTTGCCGATGACGTTGCTCGGGACCGGGTTCCTGTGGTTCGGCTGGTTTGGATTTAATGGAGGCAGCGCATTGGGGGCGAACGGCGTGGCGGTCTCGGCCATTATTGCGTCACATGCGGCGGCCTGTATGGGCGCCATCTCCTGGTGTGGTGCGGAATGGATGCATCGCGGGAAACCTACGGTATTGGGATTGGCCAGCGGCGCGGTCGCCGGTCTGGCGACGGTGACGCCGGCAGCCGGGTATATCGGCCCGTTATCCGCGATCGCAATCGGGTTGGTGGCAGGCATGTCCTGCTACGCGGCGATTGTCTGGAAGGGGCGATTCGGCTATGATGACTCGCTTGACGTCGTGGGCATCCACGGAGTCGGGGGGGTGATCGGAGTGTTGGCGACGGGTCTCTTCGCCAGCAAAGTCGTCAATGCCGGAGGCGCCGATGGACTGTTCTTCGGCAATCCCGGTTTGTTCGGCATCCAACTCCTGGTCGTGGTCGTCACGACGGTCTTCTCACTGGTCGGCACCTTTGCCATCCTCAAATTGGTCGATGCGATGACGGGACTGCGGGTTTCACCCGAAGAGGAAGCGACCGGTCTGGATTTGAGTCAACATAATGAACGCGCCTATTCGTGA
- a CDS encoding NAD+ synthase: MRFLRVAMAQINPTVGDIDGNTALIKAWIKEARRAKADLVAFPELAITGYPPEDLLFKARFVDDAQRALKALAADAHGLVVVVGYVGRDGTGDSLSKVATTPAVGRHGLYNSAAVLAERRIVANYCKRHLPNYGVFDESRYFHPGTRLPLLILNGTTIGINICEDIWFPEGPTRAQAAAGAEVIVNINASPFHVGKSRMREQVLATRARENRVIVTYTNTVGGQDELVFDGCSVIVDQTGEVVARGKAFAQDLLVADLDVAAVGRARQGEGRKKPLSPRVAALVDRVEVRVPARKTSSTVMPPLEMPLERLDEAYRALVLGVQDYVLKNGFRRVVIGLSGGVDSALTAVIAVDALGADNVLGVFMPSPYTSRTSREDVADLARRLRIQVDTLSITTTFKSYLRVLSKPFAGSRPDTTEENLQARIRGNLLMAYSNKFGHLVLTTGNKSEMSVGYATLYGDMAGGFAVIKDVPKTMVYELSHLRNLVGPAPVIPKRVLERPPTAELRPDQKDEDSLPPYAILDPILKAYVEEDRALEDIVAMGFARETVVRVMAMVDRSEYKRRQAPLGIKITHRAFGKDRRMPITNGYR, encoded by the coding sequence ATGCGGTTCTTGCGGGTGGCCATGGCCCAGATCAATCCGACGGTCGGCGATATCGACGGGAACACCGCGTTGATCAAGGCTTGGATCAAAGAAGCGCGTCGGGCCAAAGCGGACCTCGTGGCATTCCCCGAATTGGCCATTACCGGCTATCCTCCCGAAGACTTGTTGTTCAAGGCTCGGTTTGTCGATGACGCGCAGCGCGCGCTGAAGGCGTTGGCCGCGGATGCCCATGGTCTGGTGGTGGTGGTGGGGTATGTCGGGCGTGATGGAACGGGAGACTCCCTGTCCAAGGTAGCGACTACGCCCGCTGTCGGTCGGCATGGTTTGTACAACTCGGCGGCGGTGCTCGCCGAGCGCCGAATCGTGGCGAACTACTGCAAACGGCACCTGCCGAACTACGGGGTGTTCGATGAGAGCCGGTATTTTCACCCTGGGACGCGCCTCCCGCTGCTGATCCTCAACGGCACCACGATTGGGATCAATATCTGCGAAGACATTTGGTTTCCTGAAGGTCCCACCCGGGCACAAGCGGCGGCGGGTGCCGAGGTGATCGTGAACATCAATGCCTCGCCGTTTCATGTGGGCAAGAGCCGGATGCGGGAGCAGGTGTTGGCGACGCGGGCCCGCGAGAATCGAGTGATCGTCACCTATACGAACACGGTTGGCGGGCAAGATGAGCTGGTGTTCGACGGCTGTAGCGTGATTGTGGACCAGACGGGGGAAGTCGTAGCGAGGGGCAAGGCCTTCGCGCAGGACCTGTTGGTTGCCGACCTGGACGTGGCGGCGGTTGGGCGGGCGCGCCAGGGGGAGGGCCGGAAGAAGCCGCTGTCGCCGCGCGTTGCGGCATTGGTCGACCGGGTGGAGGTGCGGGTGCCGGCGAGAAAAACGTCGTCGACGGTGATGCCGCCTCTGGAAATGCCCTTGGAGCGCCTGGATGAAGCCTACCGCGCACTGGTGCTCGGCGTGCAGGATTATGTGCTCAAGAATGGGTTCAGGCGAGTGGTCATCGGATTGAGCGGCGGCGTGGATTCGGCGTTGACGGCGGTGATTGCGGTCGATGCGCTGGGTGCGGACAATGTGCTCGGGGTCTTCATGCCGTCGCCCTACACCTCGCGCACCAGTCGGGAGGATGTCGCCGATTTGGCCAGACGTCTTCGCATTCAGGTGGATACCCTCTCGATCACGACGACCTTCAAGAGCTATCTCCGGGTGTTATCGAAGCCATTCGCCGGGAGTCGTCCGGACACGACCGAGGAAAATCTGCAGGCGCGGATTCGCGGAAATCTGCTCATGGCCTATTCGAACAAGTTCGGCCACCTGGTCCTGACCACCGGGAACAAAAGCGAGATGAGTGTCGGCTATGCCACGTTGTACGGCGACATGGCCGGGGGATTTGCCGTGATCAAGGACGTGCCCAAAACCATGGTGTATGAGTTGTCGCATCTGCGAAATCTGGTCGGGCCTGCGCCGGTCATTCCCAAACGTGTGCTGGAGCGGCCTCCGACTGCGGAGTTGCGCCCCGACCAAAAAGATGAAGACAGTCTGCCGCCATACGCTATCCTGGATCCGATTCTCAAAGCCTATGTCGAGGAAGACCGCGCGTTGGAAGACATCGTGGCGATGGGGTTCGCGCGGGAGACGGTCGTGCGCGTGATGGCGATGGTCGATCGCAGCGAGTATAAGCGGCGGCAGGCACCCCTCGGCATCAAGATTACGCATCGGGCATTCGGAAAAGATCGCCGGATGCCGATTACCAACGGGTATCGTTAG
- a CDS encoding urease accessory protein UreD encodes MPPLLVNHAAMANIGRVGCLDLRYRREGTRTILATSRCSTPWHFFPPAYLDDSGCAVTSLVNPSGGFVAGDVLSIHAVLEAGAHVVMTTPSANRVYRSLGEESKQSVSLSVAPGAVIEWFPEITIPFAGSRFVQTMAVTLAKGATALVWDSLASGRVARGERWAFTSLHNEIDLTTASGARLLERYHVGLEQEQTGFGLLSPYDYVASFFVVSDAVDPARWPVVRETVAGILDSLGSDLLGGVTEPPIPGLAAKLVSRSPEALAMAQDLLWDATRREVLGLTRPALRHY; translated from the coding sequence ATGCCGCCGTTGCTTGTGAACCACGCTGCCATGGCGAACATCGGGCGGGTCGGCTGCCTGGATCTTCGTTATCGGCGCGAGGGAACGCGCACGATCCTGGCGACATCCCGCTGTTCTACGCCCTGGCATTTCTTCCCCCCCGCCTATTTGGACGACAGCGGGTGCGCCGTCACTTCCTTGGTGAACCCGTCGGGGGGATTCGTGGCCGGCGACGTTCTCTCGATTCATGCCGTCCTGGAAGCGGGGGCGCATGTGGTCATGACGACTCCCTCCGCCAATCGCGTGTATCGTTCTCTGGGGGAAGAGTCGAAACAGTCTGTGTCCCTGTCGGTTGCTCCGGGTGCCGTCATTGAGTGGTTCCCGGAGATCACCATTCCGTTCGCCGGCTCGCGTTTCGTTCAGACCATGGCAGTCACATTGGCCAAGGGCGCGACCGCGCTTGTCTGGGACAGTCTTGCCTCCGGCCGGGTGGCCCGAGGCGAACGCTGGGCCTTCACTTCGTTGCACAACGAAATTGACCTCACTACGGCGTCCGGGGCGCGATTGCTGGAGCGGTATCATGTCGGGCTGGAACAGGAACAGACCGGGTTCGGGTTGTTGTCCCCGTACGACTATGTTGCCTCGTTTTTCGTGGTGAGTGATGCCGTCGATCCGGCACGATGGCCGGTCGTGCGCGAGACGGTCGCGGGAATACTGGACTCGTTAGGCAGCGATCTCTTGGGTGGAGTCACGGAGCCGCCCATCCCTGGATTGGCCGCCAAATTGGTGAGCCGTTCGCCCGAGGCGTTGGCGATGGCGCAGGATCTCCTCTGGGATGCAACCAGACGCGAAGTCCTCGGTCTAACGAGGCCGGCGCTTCGACATTATTAG
- the ureG gene encoding urease accessory protein UreG — MHREDEHVCGSGRTTDARAKGIPIIGIGGPVGSGKTALVEALCLKLRDRYSLAVVTNDIFTKEDAEFLTRRGALPQDRILGVETGGCPHTAIREDASHNQAALDDLLKRHPNVDLMFVESGGDNLAATFSPELVDRVIYVIDVAAGDKIPRKGGPGITRSDLLVINKIDLAPHVGADLAVMDRDSRRMRGSLPFVFTNLHTGEGLARVIEWIEQTLPLHAHPH, encoded by the coding sequence ATGCATAGAGAAGACGAACATGTTTGCGGATCCGGTCGCACGACCGACGCGCGGGCGAAGGGTATTCCGATCATCGGGATCGGGGGACCGGTGGGGTCAGGCAAGACGGCGTTGGTCGAGGCGCTCTGTTTGAAGTTGCGCGACCGGTATAGTCTGGCGGTGGTGACCAACGATATTTTCACGAAGGAAGACGCAGAGTTTTTGACCAGACGCGGCGCCTTACCCCAGGACCGGATTCTGGGCGTGGAAACCGGAGGCTGCCCTCACACGGCGATTCGCGAAGACGCGTCTCACAATCAGGCGGCGCTCGACGACTTGCTGAAGCGACATCCGAATGTGGATCTGATGTTCGTGGAAAGCGGGGGCGACAATCTGGCTGCGACCTTCAGCCCTGAATTAGTCGATCGCGTCATTTACGTGATCGACGTCGCGGCCGGCGATAAGATCCCGCGCAAGGGTGGACCGGGGATCACCAGGTCCGATTTGCTGGTGATCAACAAAATCGATCTCGCCCCGCATGTCGGTGCGGACCTGGCCGTGATGGATCGCGACAGCAGGAGAATGCGCGGCAGTCTTCCATTCGTCTTCACTAATCTGCATACGGGCGAAGGGTTGGCTCGTGTCATTGAGTGGATCGAACAGACCCTTCCATTGCACGCCCATCCTCACTGA
- a CDS encoding urease subunit alpha: MKIPRRQYNDLYGPTAGDRIRLADTDLLVEITRDLTVPGEEAKFGGGKVIRDGMGQSPAATRAEGGLDLVITNAIILDWWGVVKADIGIRGGRIVGIGKAGNSDLMDGVTKGLEIGPCTEVLSAEGKIITAGGIDTHIHFICPQIITEALANGLTTLIGGGTGPVTGTNATTCTPGPWNIHRMLEAADGFPINLGFLGKGNSSLPEGLNEQVEAGAIGLKLHEDWGTTPAAIDTCLSVAERYDIQVAIHTDTINEAGFVEDTIKAFKGRTIHSFHTEGAGGGHAPDVIKVCGEPNVLPSSTNPTMPFTVNTMDEHLDMLMVCHHLNPRVPEDIAFAESRIRRETIAAEDILHDMGAISIMSSDSQAMGRVGEVIIRTWQTAHKMKLQRGHLSEHGVEASDGLHDNWRARRYVAKYTINPAIAHGIAHDVGSIEVGKLADLVLWKPAFFGVKPEIVLKGGFPMSAAMGDPNASIPTPQPVLTRPMFGSFGRAPFSTSLTFLSQQAMERDVPKQLGLQKRVAAVKGCRSIGKRDLKLNDALPQIEVDSETYEVRADGILLKCEPVEVLPMAQRYFLF; this comes from the coding sequence ATGAAGATTCCCAGACGCCAATACAACGACCTGTATGGGCCTACTGCTGGTGATCGCATCCGGTTGGCCGATACGGACCTGCTGGTCGAGATCACTCGCGATCTGACCGTTCCTGGCGAAGAGGCCAAGTTCGGCGGCGGGAAGGTGATTCGAGACGGCATGGGACAATCGCCGGCGGCTACGCGTGCGGAAGGCGGCTTGGACCTCGTCATCACGAATGCGATCATCCTCGACTGGTGGGGCGTGGTGAAGGCGGACATCGGGATCAGGGGCGGCCGCATTGTCGGCATCGGCAAGGCCGGAAATTCCGATCTCATGGACGGCGTCACGAAAGGCCTGGAGATCGGGCCTTGCACCGAGGTGTTATCGGCTGAGGGAAAGATCATCACCGCCGGCGGGATCGATACGCATATCCATTTTATCTGCCCGCAAATCATCACCGAAGCGCTGGCGAACGGACTGACAACGCTGATCGGCGGCGGGACGGGCCCGGTCACCGGGACGAATGCGACGACCTGCACCCCTGGCCCATGGAACATTCATCGTATGCTGGAGGCGGCGGATGGGTTCCCGATCAACTTGGGGTTCCTGGGCAAGGGGAATTCGTCACTGCCTGAAGGTTTGAACGAGCAGGTCGAAGCGGGGGCGATCGGACTGAAGCTGCACGAGGATTGGGGGACGACTCCAGCCGCCATCGATACTTGCCTCAGCGTAGCGGAACGGTATGACATCCAGGTGGCCATTCACACGGACACCATTAATGAAGCCGGGTTTGTGGAAGATACGATCAAGGCCTTCAAGGGCCGGACGATCCATTCATTCCATACGGAAGGCGCCGGCGGCGGACATGCGCCGGACGTCATCAAAGTGTGCGGTGAGCCGAACGTATTGCCGTCGTCGACGAATCCCACCATGCCGTTCACGGTCAATACGATGGATGAGCATCTCGACATGCTCATGGTCTGCCATCACTTGAACCCGCGCGTGCCGGAAGACATCGCCTTCGCCGAGTCGCGTATCCGCCGTGAGACGATTGCGGCCGAGGATATCCTGCACGATATGGGCGCCATCAGCATTATGTCGTCCGATTCGCAGGCCATGGGGCGGGTGGGCGAAGTGATCATCCGCACCTGGCAAACGGCGCACAAGATGAAGCTCCAGCGGGGGCATCTGTCCGAACATGGTGTTGAAGCGTCGGACGGCCTGCATGACAACTGGCGCGCGCGCCGGTATGTGGCGAAGTATACGATCAACCCGGCGATTGCCCATGGGATTGCTCATGACGTCGGCTCGATCGAAGTCGGCAAGCTGGCCGATCTTGTATTATGGAAACCGGCGTTCTTCGGCGTGAAGCCTGAGATCGTCTTGAAAGGCGGGTTTCCCATGTCGGCAGCCATGGGCGATCCGAATGCTTCAATCCCGACACCGCAACCGGTGTTGACGCGGCCGATGTTCGGCAGTTTCGGGCGGGCGCCGTTTAGCACAAGTTTGACCTTTCTCTCGCAACAGGCGATGGAGCGCGACGTGCCGAAACAGTTGGGATTGCAAAAGCGCGTGGCCGCTGTGAAAGGCTGTCGGAGCATCGGGAAGCGTGATCTCAAGTTGAACGACGCGCTGCCGCAGATCGAGGTGGATTCGGAAACCTATGAGGTGCGTGCGGACGGCATCTTGTTGAAATGCGAGCCGGTTGAGGTGTTGCCGATGGCGCAGCGCTACTTCCTCTTCTGA
- a CDS encoding urease subunit beta — protein MRSSKTPKLAPVIPGEIIPGEGDIIALHGRQTIDLTVSNIGDRPIQVGSHCHFFEANRALKFDREQSYGFRLQVPAGTALRFEPGESKRVTLVALGGNRIAYGINGLVNGKLDDASVREKAFSAAREQGFIGTKG, from the coding sequence ATGCGCTCATCGAAGACGCCGAAGCTAGCCCCAGTGATCCCCGGCGAAATTATCCCCGGCGAAGGTGACATCATCGCGTTGCACGGCCGGCAGACGATTGACCTCACCGTGTCGAATATCGGTGACCGCCCGATTCAAGTCGGTTCTCATTGCCATTTCTTTGAAGCCAATCGTGCGCTGAAATTCGATCGTGAGCAAAGCTACGGATTTCGTCTTCAGGTGCCGGCGGGAACAGCGCTGCGGTTTGAACCCGGTGAATCCAAACGCGTGACGTTGGTCGCGCTCGGGGGGAATCGAATCGCCTATGGCATCAATGGATTGGTGAACGGCAAACTTGACGATGCGAGTGTGCGAGAGAAGGCGTTCTCAGCCGCTCGTGAACAAGGTTTTATAGGGACAAAGGGTTAG
- a CDS encoding urease subunit gamma — protein MHLTPREQEKLLIYVAANLAKERKKRGLKLNHPEAVAFITAEILEGIRDGKSVSELMSYGATLLARKDVMPGVPEMIPELQVEGTFPDGTKLVTVHEPIR, from the coding sequence ATGCATCTGACACCACGCGAGCAGGAAAAGCTGTTGATCTATGTGGCGGCGAATTTGGCCAAGGAGCGCAAGAAACGCGGCCTGAAGCTCAACCATCCGGAAGCTGTCGCCTTCATCACGGCCGAGATTCTCGAAGGGATTCGAGATGGGAAGTCTGTATCGGAGCTGATGAGTTATGGTGCGACTTTGCTCGCTCGGAAGGATGTCATGCCGGGAGTGCCTGAAATGATACCGGAACTGCAGGTCGAGGGAACCTTTCCCGATGGAACGAAACTGGTGACCGTCCACGAGCCGATCAGGTAG
- the urtE gene encoding urea ABC transporter ATP-binding subunit UrtE, whose protein sequence is MLRLENVNVYYGESHILRNVSFHIEAGQVACVMGRNGVGKSTTLKAIMGLLPVRSGQVVFDGTDITKAPTDRRAKRGLAYVPQGREIISHLSVRENLKLGYWARGTSSNGMTEKAAFDEVYTLFPKLTQILERPGGVLSGGEQQQLAIGRAILSSPKVLLLDEPTEGIQPSIVDQIEDVIIGFKTARRFAIVLVEQGLHFAARLADSYVVMAKGSVMAAGKKEDLSAEMVKQHLTV, encoded by the coding sequence ATGCTGCGGCTCGAAAACGTCAACGTGTACTATGGCGAAAGCCATATTCTGCGCAACGTGTCCTTTCACATCGAGGCAGGACAAGTGGCATGCGTGATGGGTCGTAACGGCGTCGGCAAATCGACCACGCTCAAGGCCATCATGGGTCTACTGCCGGTGCGTAGCGGGCAGGTGGTCTTTGACGGAACGGATATTACGAAAGCCCCGACCGATCGTCGCGCCAAGCGCGGTCTGGCGTATGTGCCTCAGGGGCGAGAGATTATCTCTCATCTCTCGGTGCGCGAAAACTTGAAGCTGGGATATTGGGCGCGCGGAACGTCGTCCAACGGCATGACCGAAAAAGCGGCGTTCGACGAGGTGTACACCTTGTTCCCCAAGCTCACGCAAATTCTCGAGCGGCCGGGCGGTGTGCTGAGCGGTGGAGAGCAACAACAACTTGCTATTGGCCGGGCGATCCTGTCGAGCCCGAAAGTGCTCTTGCTCGATGAACCGACGGAAGGCATTCAGCCCTCCATTGTCGATCAGATCGAAGACGTGATCATCGGCTTCAAGACAGCTCGGCGATTTGCCATCGTGCTGGTCGAACAGGGGCTGCACTTCGCGGCGCGGCTGGCGGACAGTTATGTGGTGATGGCCAAAGGTTCCGTGATGGCTGCGGGGAAAAAGGAGGACCTGAGCGCGGAAATGGTGAAGCAGCATCTGACGGTATAG
- the urtD gene encoding urea ABC transporter ATP-binding protein UrtD produces the protein MTEHGSIIYLEGVTVDYDGFKALNNLNFIVNHRELRVVIGPNGAGKTTLLDVISGKTKPAAGRVIFGKDRDLMGMREYEITQLGIGRKFQAPSIYGNLSVWENLDLSLSRPSKGVLATLRGVSTAAEREEIDRTLETIGLTAQVHKRAGSLSHGQKQWLEIGMVILQDPELLLVDEPVAGMTDEETEQTGRLLQSLAEKHAIIVIEHDMEFVRQIARIVTVLHEGTVICEGTVEKVQSDDRVREIYLGRQKVAHV, from the coding sequence ATGACCGAACACGGCTCCATCATTTATCTGGAAGGTGTCACTGTCGACTATGACGGGTTCAAGGCGTTGAACAATCTGAACTTCATCGTCAATCACCGCGAATTGCGTGTCGTCATCGGGCCGAACGGTGCGGGCAAGACGACTCTCCTCGACGTGATATCCGGCAAGACCAAACCGGCGGCGGGGCGGGTGATCTTCGGCAAGGACAGGGATTTGATGGGGATGCGCGAGTATGAGATTACCCAACTCGGCATCGGCCGGAAATTCCAAGCGCCGTCGATCTACGGGAATTTGAGTGTGTGGGAGAATCTGGACCTCTCATTGAGCCGCCCCAGTAAGGGCGTCTTAGCCACACTGAGGGGCGTATCGACGGCGGCTGAGCGAGAGGAGATCGACCGGACGTTGGAAACCATTGGCTTGACGGCGCAGGTGCACAAGCGTGCGGGGTCTTTGTCGCATGGGCAGAAACAATGGCTAGAAATCGGCATGGTCATTTTGCAGGATCCGGAGTTGTTGCTGGTCGATGAACCGGTCGCCGGCATGACCGACGAGGAAACGGAACAAACCGGGCGCTTGCTCCAATCGCTGGCCGAAAAACATGCCATCATCGTGATCGAACACGACATGGAGTTTGTGCGGCAAATCGCCCGTATCGTGACGGTGCTGCACGAAGGCACTGTGATCTGCGAAGGGACGGTAGAAAAAGTGCAGTCCGACGACCGGGTGAGAGAGATTTATCTGGGGCGCCAGAAAGTGGCGCATGTGTAA
- the urtC gene encoding urea ABC transporter permease subunit UrtC gives MGESVPPPSSAERHEGTMFWVVGFVLLFVLPVLNVLPAEDSWLHVSDFALNRFGKFLAFAILALGLDLIWGYAGILSLGQGVFFGIGAYCMGMHLMLTIGNQSVYGSALPDFMVWNQVTELPFFWKPFYSFTAAVLAGLLAPACFALIFGFLAFRSRIRGVYFAIITQALALMAWLVFNRNETNLGGTNGLTDFKTILGFRLSSPGTQLALYVITVLCLGGAYALCRWIIASRAGRVLIAIRDSEQRVRFSGYSPATYKLFVFVVSAVLAGLAGILYVPQVGIITPAQMGVLPSLEMVVWVAVGGRATLVGAIVGAVGVNLGRSILTNSFPELWPFFLGGLFVVVVLLFPDGVMGIARQVRGKLAERAAAQPKTQAVEGQQA, from the coding sequence ATGGGAGAATCAGTGCCACCACCATCGAGCGCGGAACGACATGAAGGAACCATGTTCTGGGTTGTCGGATTCGTGCTGCTGTTTGTCCTGCCGGTGCTCAATGTCTTGCCGGCGGAGGATTCCTGGCTGCATGTGTCAGACTTCGCGCTCAACCGGTTCGGGAAGTTTTTGGCCTTTGCCATCCTGGCACTGGGGCTTGATTTGATCTGGGGCTATGCAGGCATCCTGAGCCTGGGACAGGGAGTGTTTTTCGGAATCGGCGCCTATTGTATGGGCATGCACCTCATGCTCACGATCGGAAATCAAAGCGTCTATGGCAGCGCGTTGCCGGATTTCATGGTCTGGAATCAGGTGACGGAATTACCGTTCTTCTGGAAACCCTTTTATAGCTTCACTGCCGCCGTCCTGGCGGGCCTCCTGGCACCGGCCTGCTTTGCGCTGATTTTCGGATTTCTCGCCTTTCGCAGCCGCATCCGGGGCGTCTATTTCGCCATCATCACGCAGGCCTTGGCGCTGATGGCCTGGTTGGTCTTCAATCGCAACGAAACGAATCTGGGCGGCACGAACGGGCTGACCGATTTCAAAACCATTCTCGGGTTCCGCCTGTCCTCTCCGGGAACGCAACTCGCGCTCTATGTGATTACGGTGCTCTGCCTCGGCGGAGCCTATGCTCTGTGCCGGTGGATTATTGCCTCGCGAGCCGGCCGGGTTTTGATTGCCATTCGTGATAGCGAGCAGCGTGTGCGGTTCTCGGGCTACTCTCCGGCCACCTATAAACTCTTCGTCTTCGTGGTGTCGGCAGTATTGGCAGGACTGGCCGGCATTCTCTATGTACCGCAAGTCGGCATTATCACCCCGGCGCAGATGGGCGTCTTGCCGTCATTGGAAATGGTGGTGTGGGTGGCGGTGGGAGGGCGTGCCACGCTGGTGGGAGCTATCGTGGGCGCGGTGGGAGTCAACCTGGGCCGCAGTATTCTCACGAACTCTTTTCCCGAGCTGTGGCCATTTTTCCTCGGCGGACTCTTCGTGGTGGTGGTCCTGCTGTTTCCTGACGGGGTGATGGGGATTGCGCGGCAAGTCCGAGGAAAACTCGCGGAGAGGGCCGCCGCGCAGCCCAAGACTCAGGCGGTGGAAGGGCAGCAGGCATGA